Proteins encoded by one window of Cyanobium sp. NS01:
- the leuC gene encoding 3-isopropylmalate dehydratase large subunit encodes MSAATLYDKVWDLHRVAELPGGATQLFIGLHLIHEVTSPQAFAALHDLGLAVRHPERTVATVDHIVPTTSQARPFADPLAEAMLATLERNCAQHGITLHGLGSGRQGIVHVIAPELGLTQPGMTVACGDSHTSTHGAFGAIAFGIGTSQVRDVLASQSLAMGKLKVRRIWVDGRLQPGVYAKDLVLHIIRSLGVKGGVGHAYEFAGPAIAALSMEERMTLCNMAIEGGARCGYVNPDATTFAYLKGRPYAPEGEAWERAVAWWSSLASGPEALFDDEVRFDAAAIAPTVTWGITPGQGIGVDEAIPTLEQTPADERPLAEEAYRYMDLLPGAPIAGTPVDVCFIGSCTNGRLSDLQAAAAVARGRRVAPGLKAFVVPGSEQVAAAAEAEGLDALFTAAGFEWREPGCSMCLAMNPDRLEGRQISASSSNRNFKGRQGSASGRTLLMSPAMVAAAAVTGRVCDVRQLLAAAPATPVPAA; translated from the coding sequence GTGAGCGCCGCCACGCTGTACGACAAGGTCTGGGACCTGCATCGGGTGGCCGAACTGCCCGGGGGGGCCACTCAGCTCTTCATCGGTCTGCACCTGATCCACGAGGTGACCAGCCCCCAGGCCTTCGCCGCGCTGCACGACCTGGGCCTGGCTGTGCGCCACCCCGAGCGCACGGTGGCCACGGTTGACCACATCGTGCCCACCACGTCCCAGGCGCGGCCCTTTGCCGATCCCCTCGCTGAAGCGATGCTCGCCACCCTGGAGCGCAACTGCGCCCAGCACGGCATCACCCTGCATGGCCTGGGCAGTGGCCGCCAGGGCATCGTGCATGTGATCGCCCCCGAGCTGGGCCTCACCCAGCCGGGCATGACCGTCGCCTGCGGCGACTCCCACACCTCCACCCACGGCGCCTTCGGGGCCATCGCCTTCGGCATCGGCACCAGCCAGGTGCGCGATGTGCTGGCCAGCCAGAGCCTGGCGATGGGCAAGCTCAAGGTGCGCCGCATCTGGGTGGACGGCCGTCTGCAGCCAGGCGTCTACGCCAAGGATCTGGTGCTGCACATCATCCGCAGCCTCGGGGTGAAGGGCGGTGTGGGTCACGCCTATGAATTCGCCGGTCCGGCCATCGCCGCCCTCTCGATGGAGGAGCGCATGACCCTCTGCAACATGGCGATCGAGGGCGGTGCGCGCTGTGGCTATGTCAATCCCGACGCCACCACCTTTGCCTACCTCAAGGGCCGCCCCTATGCCCCTGAGGGCGAGGCCTGGGAGCGGGCTGTGGCCTGGTGGAGCAGCCTGGCCAGCGGCCCGGAGGCGCTGTTTGACGACGAGGTGCGCTTCGATGCCGCCGCCATCGCCCCCACCGTGACCTGGGGCATCACGCCGGGCCAGGGCATCGGTGTGGACGAGGCGATTCCCACCCTGGAGCAGACCCCCGCCGATGAGCGCCCCCTCGCCGAGGAGGCCTACCGCTACATGGATCTGCTGCCCGGTGCCCCGATCGCCGGCACCCCGGTGGATGTGTGCTTCATCGGCAGCTGCACCAACGGCCGGCTCAGTGATCTGCAGGCGGCGGCCGCCGTGGCCCGCGGCCGCCGGGTGGCCCCCGGCCTCAAGGCCTTCGTGGTGCCGGGTTCCGAGCAGGTGGCGGCCGCCGCCGAAGCTGAGGGCCTTGACGCGCTGTTCACGGCCGCCGGCTTCGAATGGCGCGAGCCGGGCTGTTCGATGTGCCTGGCGATGAACCCCGACCGGCTCGAAGGCCGTCAGATCAGCGCCAGCTCCAGCAACCGCAACTTCAAGGGCCGCCAGGGCTCAGCCTCGGGCCGCACCCTGCTGATGAGCCCCGCCATGGTGGCCGCCGCCGCCGTGACCGGCCGGGTGTGCGACGTGCGGCAGCTGCTGGCCGCCGCGCCGGCCACCCCCGTACCCGCCGCCTGA